In the Pseudonocardia sediminis genome, CCCAAACCGAAGTGGACGGGTTCGGCGCGGTCGAGGCGCGTCTCACGCGGGGATCCCCCGCCGACTGCGCGATCACTGTCGACACCGGCGACACGTCGAGCATGCAGTTCATCTACAAGACCCTCGACGTCGACGCCGCGTCCCCGGCCGACCTCCAGACCGGCTGCAACGAGGCACGTCGCTTCGCCCAGCTCGGCCTCGAGAACCTGGCTCCGGGGTGACGGTGGTTCCGCACCCCGATACCGACGGCCCGGAACCGAACCGTGCGCGCCGAGATGCGGCTCATCGCGAATCGTCGATCTCCGCCCAACGCTGAGACGCATCTCGGCGGTTGTCGGGCCGCGTCCGCGGTTCGGCCGAACCGCTACGTGAGTGGTTCGAGCAGGCGTTGCGGGGACAGGAGTGCCCGGCCGACGGGCTCGGCGGGCTCCGGCTCGCCCGCCAGGCCCGGTCCGGGGTGCACCCGGATCTCACCCGCCTCCGGCGTCGCGCCACACGAGGGGCACCGGCCGGCGTCGTCGAGCTCGGCGTCGCCGGATCCGGTGTCGCAGGCGACGTGCCGGAAGATCCGTCGGCGGGGCACGGCCGCGGCGTGCCGCTCGCCCCAGCCGTAGAGCGCGTGCAGCGCCGGCCACAGCTCCTGCCCGCGCTCGGTGAGCAGGTACTCGACCCGGCCCGGACCGGCCTCCTCGCGGCGCAGCACACCGGCCTCGGTCAGCGACTCCAGACGCTCGGCCAGCACCGCCCGGGGCACTCCGAGATGACGGTGCAGATCGGTGAACCGGCGCACGCCGTAGAAGCAGTCCCGCAGGATCAGCAACGTCCAGCGCTCGCCGACGACCTCGAGCGCGCGGGCCAGCGAGCAGGCCTGCGAGGCGTAGTCGGATCCGAGCGGCATCCCGTCATCGTACGCGCATGGTTCGATCACCGAACCGCATCGTGCTAGCGTCCGGTTCGGCCATCGAACCCTCGCCCGGGAGACGCCCATGGAACGCCGCACCGTCACCGTCTCCGCGCTCGGAACGCTGCTCGCACTGGTGTCCTACACCGCGCCGCTGACCACGCTGCGGTCCATCTCCGCCGATCTCGGGTCGGGACCGTCCGGGCAGTCGTGGATCCTCAGCTCGATGAGTCTGGGGCTCACCGCGGCACTGCTCACCGCCGGCACGCTGGCCGACGAGCACGGCCGTCGGCGGCTGTTCGTGCTGGGCGGGGTGGTGCTCGCGGTGGCCTCGGCGGCCGGTGCGGCGTCTCCGGGCACGGTGGTGTTCGTCCTCGGGCGGGTCGTGCAGGGCGTGGGCGCCGCCGCGATGATCGCCTGCAGCCTCGCCCTGATCAGTCACGCGATCCCGCCGGGACCGGCGCGGGCCCGCGCGACCGGTCTCTGGGGTGCCGCGCTGGCCGCGGGCATCGCCTCCGGACCGGTCCTGTCGGCGCTGATCCCGTGGCGGGTGTTCTACGTCCTGATCGCAATGGCGGCGCTGGGGATCGCCGTGGCCGCCCGGTCGCTGCTGACGGAGTCCACCTCGGGCGAACCGCGCCGGGTCGACCTGCCGGGCATGGT is a window encoding:
- a CDS encoding winged helix-turn-helix transcriptional regulator, with protein sequence MPLGSDYASQACSLARALEVVGERWTLLILRDCFYGVRRFTDLHRHLGVPRAVLAERLESLTEAGVLRREEAGPGRVEYLLTERGQELWPALHALYGWGERHAAAVPRRRIFRHVACDTGSGDAELDDAGRCPSCGATPEAGEIRVHPGPGLAGEPEPAEPVGRALLSPQRLLEPLT